Proteins encoded by one window of Salmonirosea aquatica:
- a CDS encoding RagB/SusD family nutrient uptake outer membrane protein: MRTLHYLSQLTYNLPQAPWNGYCTMTEFYNSFADSDLRKNMWIVGQQYTAGGAPIFDDTQPMIFTPEIPAFEMPAGPVARLAGARSKKYQIQSNGANNDQDNDFVIFRLGDTYLLRAEANLRLGNTADAIKDVNIIRARSSATPVTSLTLDNLLAERGWEMAWEYTRRQDLIRFGQFNKAWQFKDASPAFRNIFPIPATQLALNPNLKQNPGY; encoded by the coding sequence ATGCGGACCTTACACTACCTGAGCCAGCTGACTTACAACTTGCCCCAGGCTCCCTGGAATGGCTACTGCACGATGACCGAATTTTATAATTCGTTTGCTGACTCGGATCTCCGCAAGAATATGTGGATCGTAGGCCAGCAGTACACCGCGGGAGGAGCGCCTATTTTTGACGATACTCAACCGATGATTTTCACGCCCGAAATACCGGCCTTCGAAATGCCCGCGGGTCCGGTGGCGCGTCTGGCAGGCGCAAGAAGCAAGAAATACCAGATTCAGAGCAACGGTGCGAATAACGACCAAGACAATGACTTTGTAATTTTCCGCCTGGGTGATACGTACCTGTTGCGGGCCGAGGCCAACCTGCGCCTGGGTAATACCGCCGATGCCATCAAGGATGTTAACATCATTCGGGCACGGTCCAGCGCCACACCGGTCACGTCGCTCACGCTGGATAACTTGCTGGCTGAAAGGGGCTGGGAAATGGCCTGGGAATATACTCGCCGTCAGGATCTGATCCGTTTCGGACAATTCAACAAAGCGTGGCAATTCAAAGATGCCTCACCGGCTTTCCGGAATATTTTCCCGATACCCGCTACGCAGCTGGCGCTCAATCCGAATCTTAAGCAGAATCCGGGATACTGA
- a CDS encoding VCBS repeat-containing protein has product MNKGIKIWSWIALAFALSGCSKAPDDAPTLFEDLPASVTGIDFQNTLTNSEEFNIFNYRNFYNGGGVAIGDINNDNLPDLYVIANQGPNKLYLNRGDFKFEDITEQAGVAGTKSWSTGATFTDVNGDGLLDLYVCNAGRSAERSNELFINQGTGSNGLPVFRESAQAYGLAEEGYSIHAAFFDYDRDGDLDMFLLNNSFTPVGQLAYANLRAQRDKDGGHKLFRNDGGHFTDVSEAAGIYGSIIGFGLGITIGDVNNDNWLDIYISNDFYEHDYLYINDRKGSFTESLQTAMGHTSLSSMGADIADINNDGKLDIYVTDMLPATDRRLKLTSTFEGHDLMKLKEARDFHYQYMQNSLQLNQSGAPDGKTWFSEIARFTGTHATDWSWGALIFDMDSDGEKDIFVANAINRDLTNQDFMAFLADPANIAEASRTRKFDYRKFIDNMPSEPLANYAFKNNGNLSFANKAEEWGLGTPSFSNGAAYGDLDNDGDLDLVVNNVNSPLSVYRNASNERPDFHYLKFRLIGGAQNRNAIGTKVYLHQGTRTQMLQQMPNRGFESSVDLRLVFGLGKNPAVDSVTVLWPNDRQQVLRGLRADSTYVLNQEAATQPWLPASSRSQELFKDITASSGLDFVHRESDYVDYNKNPLLKQMYSRLGPAMALGDANGDGLDDVYLGGAIGQGGKLYVQKKDGSFADRTPEILKQETDVEASDAVFFDADNDGDQDLLVVSGSNEFRDNDPTLVPRLYLNDGKGTFTRSATFPNLAINAACVAVADYDKDGDVDVFIGSRLKSGQYGIDPPSYLLTNDGTGSFKNFTRRYIPQIEQLGMVTDACWADLDGDTYPELVVVGDWMPITIFKNKRQKLELQASEIIKNEQGQPMKTNGWWNTVEAVDIDQDGDLDIVAGNLGLNSSLKATQQTPVELYVKDFDHNGQMKQIITCPDESGVPYPMLMKPDLLRAMPSLKKKFVLNKEYAGKTLNEILSPEQLEGAVHKKVFTGESAILRNDSRAAAFTFLPLPRQAQLSPIYAILPFDYDHDGRMDLAIAGNNYDVLPELGRYDALRGLILHSGSQGFEVKAPTETGLWANDQVRAMKRLRQGQIVLGTNNSKVQVYRAK; this is encoded by the coding sequence ATGAATAAAGGAATCAAAATTTGGAGTTGGATTGCCCTGGCCTTTGCTTTATCCGGTTGTTCCAAGGCTCCGGACGATGCACCTACCCTGTTTGAGGACCTGCCTGCCTCGGTTACAGGTATCGATTTTCAAAACACCCTCACCAACAGCGAGGAATTCAATATCTTCAATTACCGGAATTTTTACAACGGGGGTGGGGTAGCCATTGGCGATATCAACAATGACAACCTACCCGACCTGTACGTGATTGCCAATCAGGGGCCCAATAAGCTCTACCTGAACCGGGGCGACTTTAAATTCGAGGACATTACCGAACAGGCGGGCGTAGCAGGTACCAAATCATGGAGCACCGGGGCTACCTTTACCGATGTGAACGGCGACGGGCTGCTCGACCTGTACGTCTGTAACGCCGGGCGGTCGGCCGAGCGGAGCAACGAGCTTTTTATCAATCAAGGTACGGGCAGCAATGGCCTGCCCGTTTTCCGGGAAAGCGCCCAGGCGTACGGGCTGGCCGAAGAGGGCTACTCGATCCACGCTGCTTTTTTCGATTACGACCGGGATGGCGATCTAGACATGTTTCTGCTCAACAATAGCTTCACGCCCGTGGGGCAACTGGCCTACGCCAATCTGCGCGCCCAGCGCGACAAGGACGGCGGGCACAAATTATTCCGAAACGATGGCGGGCACTTTACCGATGTGAGCGAAGCGGCGGGTATCTACGGCAGCATTATCGGCTTCGGACTGGGCATCACCATTGGCGATGTCAATAATGACAACTGGCTCGATATCTACATTTCCAACGATTTCTACGAGCATGACTACCTGTATATCAACGACAGGAAAGGCTCATTTACCGAATCGCTGCAAACCGCCATGGGCCATACGAGCCTTTCTTCGATGGGCGCCGACATTGCCGATATCAACAATGACGGCAAGCTGGATATCTACGTCACGGACATGCTTCCCGCCACCGACCGCCGGCTGAAGTTAACGTCCACCTTCGAGGGGCATGACCTGATGAAACTGAAAGAGGCGCGGGATTTTCACTACCAGTACATGCAAAATTCCCTGCAGTTGAATCAGTCGGGTGCGCCGGACGGGAAGACCTGGTTCAGCGAAATAGCCCGCTTCACGGGTACCCATGCTACCGACTGGAGCTGGGGTGCCCTGATTTTCGACATGGACTCCGACGGCGAGAAGGATATTTTTGTGGCCAATGCCATCAACCGGGATTTGACCAACCAGGATTTCATGGCTTTTCTGGCCGATCCGGCCAACATTGCCGAAGCCAGCCGTACCCGCAAATTCGATTACCGGAAGTTTATCGACAATATGCCCTCGGAACCATTGGCCAATTACGCTTTCAAGAATAATGGCAATCTATCCTTTGCCAATAAAGCTGAAGAATGGGGCCTAGGTACCCCCTCCTTTTCCAACGGGGCCGCCTATGGAGACCTGGACAACGATGGCGATTTGGATTTGGTGGTCAACAACGTCAACAGTCCGCTGTCGGTGTATCGAAATGCTTCCAATGAGCGGCCCGATTTTCACTACCTCAAATTCCGACTGATCGGCGGGGCACAAAACCGCAACGCGATTGGCACCAAAGTCTATCTCCATCAGGGTACCCGCACCCAGATGTTACAGCAAATGCCCAATCGCGGTTTCGAATCCTCTGTGGATCTGAGGCTGGTGTTTGGGCTAGGTAAAAATCCTGCGGTCGATTCCGTAACCGTATTGTGGCCCAATGACCGTCAGCAGGTACTCCGGGGCCTACGGGCCGACTCGACCTATGTATTGAATCAGGAGGCTGCCACCCAGCCCTGGCTACCGGCCAGCAGCCGGAGCCAGGAGCTGTTCAAGGACATCACGGCATCCAGCGGACTCGATTTCGTGCATCGCGAGTCCGATTATGTCGATTATAACAAGAACCCCCTGCTGAAGCAGATGTACTCCCGCCTGGGACCGGCAATGGCCCTGGGCGATGCCAACGGGGACGGCCTGGACGATGTGTACTTGGGTGGAGCCATCGGGCAGGGTGGGAAGCTTTATGTCCAGAAAAAAGACGGAAGCTTTGCGGACCGCACCCCAGAAATCCTAAAACAGGAAACGGATGTGGAGGCCTCGGACGCCGTATTTTTTGATGCCGATAACGATGGAGATCAGGATTTGCTGGTCGTATCGGGTAGCAACGAATTCCGCGACAACGATCCTACCCTGGTGCCCCGCCTGTACCTCAACGACGGCAAGGGTACCTTTACCCGTAGTGCGACCTTTCCAAACCTGGCTATCAATGCCGCTTGCGTGGCTGTCGCCGACTACGACAAAGATGGCGACGTAGACGTATTCATTGGCTCTCGACTCAAATCGGGCCAATACGGCATTGATCCGCCCAGTTATCTCCTGACCAACGACGGTACCGGGTCTTTTAAGAATTTCACCCGGCGGTACATTCCGCAAATCGAGCAACTCGGCATGGTCACAGATGCCTGCTGGGCCGATCTCGATGGCGATACCTACCCGGAATTGGTCGTAGTAGGCGACTGGATGCCGATTACCATTTTCAAGAATAAGCGCCAAAAACTCGAACTGCAAGCGTCGGAAATAATTAAAAATGAGCAAGGGCAGCCGATGAAAACCAATGGCTGGTGGAATACCGTGGAAGCGGTGGACATTGATCAGGATGGTGATCTTGACATTGTTGCCGGAAACCTGGGCTTGAATTCGAGTCTGAAAGCCACTCAGCAGACGCCCGTCGAGCTATATGTGAAGGATTTTGATCATAATGGGCAAATGAAACAAATCATCACCTGTCCCGACGAAAGTGGGGTACCCTACCCCATGCTCATGAAACCCGATCTGCTGCGAGCCATGCCTTCTTTGAAGAAGAAATTTGTCCTCAACAAAGAGTACGCCGGCAAAACGCTGAACGAAATACTCAGCCCGGAGCAGTTGGAAGGAGCGGTCCATAAAAAAGTCTTTACGGGAGAGTCGGCCATTCTGCGGAATGACTCCCGGGCGGCGGCGTTCACGTTCCTGCCTTTGCCCCGGCAGGCGCAACTCTCCCCCATCTACGCCATTCTTCCCTTCGACTACGACCACGACGGCCGCATGGACCTGGCCATTGCGGGAAACAATTACGACGTACTGCCCGAACTCGGCCGGTATGACGCCCTCCGCGGCCTTATTCTCCACAGTGGTAGCCAGGGATTTGAGGTGAAAGCGCCCACCGAAACCGGCCTGTGGGCCAACGACCAGGTACGGGCCATGAAGCGGCTGAGGCAGGGGCAGATTGTGCTGGGCACCAACAACAGTAAGGTGCAGGTGTACCGGGCCAAGTAG